In Salinisphaera sp. LB1, one genomic interval encodes:
- a CDS encoding TetR family transcriptional regulator, translating to MARKTKTESAQTRARILDAAETEMLERGVTQTSLERIARRADVTRGAIYWHFADKTALLEAMVQRTAMPLRDLRQCLGQHIPGNEPMRLMREMLLHGISRLANDEQHRRVCHIVFHRCEMTERGHATGHLLSVMFEDSREVLVSLCGEIATVCALREPLTAEDAADVLIAFMVGLYECSLRHPGLYSIEHSMEAKVDAVLDGLFVTTRSRPEPSS from the coding sequence ATGGCACGCAAGACAAAAACGGAATCCGCCCAAACGCGCGCACGCATTCTGGATGCGGCTGAAACCGAGATGCTCGAACGTGGCGTCACGCAGACGTCGCTCGAGCGCATCGCTCGCCGGGCCGATGTCACGCGTGGTGCCATTTATTGGCATTTCGCGGACAAGACGGCGCTGCTCGAAGCCATGGTTCAACGCACCGCGATGCCGTTGCGCGATCTGCGCCAGTGCCTCGGACAACACATCCCGGGCAACGAACCCATGCGGCTGATGCGCGAAATGCTGCTCCATGGGATATCACGTCTAGCCAATGATGAACAGCACCGGCGGGTCTGTCATATCGTATTTCATCGTTGCGAGATGACAGAACGAGGACATGCCACCGGCCATCTGCTGAGCGTCATGTTCGAGGACAGCCGCGAGGTACTGGTGTCGCTGTGCGGCGAGATCGCCACGGTCTGCGCCCTGCGTGAGCCGCTCACTGCCGAGGATGCCGCCGACGTTCTCATCGCCTTCATGGTCGGCCTGTATGAATGCAGCCTGCGCCACCCCGGGCTTTATTCCATCGAACACAGCATGGAAGCCAAGGTCGATGCCGTGCTCGACGGCCTGTTCGTGACGACCCGGAGCCGGCCTGAACCCTCCAGCTGA
- a CDS encoding vancomycin high temperature exclusion protein → MAGGALWRRLGSVLRWTAMAVGSLLLLGVAANAWVLGSTRDRIYDDAARLPVYDFAVVLGTSPYTHTGNPNALFSNRMKAAARLYHDGHVRHLLVSGANPSRAYNEPRKMYQSLRRRGVPDSTITLDYAGFRTLDSIVRARQIFGLRAFVIVSQRYHEYRALFLAQHEGIEAVGYTWPAEDRRQPLRTEAREYFARIKAVLDLYVLHTRPRFLGPARPIDLGPSSAGGYIARAAR, encoded by the coding sequence TTGGCCGGCGGCGCCCTGTGGCGTCGGCTTGGGTCGGTTCTGCGCTGGACGGCGATGGCCGTCGGCAGCCTGTTGCTGCTGGGCGTTGCGGCCAATGCCTGGGTATTGGGGAGTACGCGGGATCGCATCTACGACGATGCGGCACGCCTGCCAGTCTACGATTTCGCCGTGGTGCTGGGCACTAGCCCTTACACCCATACGGGTAATCCCAACGCCCTGTTCAGCAACCGCATGAAAGCGGCGGCTCGGTTGTATCACGACGGGCATGTTCGGCATCTGCTGGTTTCCGGCGCCAATCCAAGCCGGGCCTACAACGAACCACGCAAGATGTATCAGTCCCTGCGCCGCCGCGGCGTGCCCGATTCGACGATCACCCTGGACTATGCCGGGTTTCGCACCCTGGACTCGATCGTGCGGGCCCGGCAAATATTCGGTTTGCGCGCCTTCGTGATCGTGTCGCAGCGATATCACGAGTATCGGGCGCTGTTTCTGGCCCAGCACGAGGGGATCGAGGCGGTCGGCTATACCTGGCCCGCGGAGGACCGGCGGCAGCCGTTGCGCACCGAGGCGCGCGAGTATTTCGCTCGGATCAAGGCCGTGCTCGATCTGTACGTACTGCATACGCGGCCGCGCTTCCTCGGGCCCGCGCGGCCAATCGATCTCGGCCCGTCCTCGGCAGGGGGCTATATCGCACGCGCTGCCCGATGA
- a CDS encoding VWA domain-containing protein has product MLVEFFYELREAGLNPSVTEFLTLLEALDAHVAGLSVTQFYYLARASLIKDETLFDRFDQAFAHYFEGIAALPLDPETAIPQEWLDKRGELELSEEQKAEIEALGGWDTLMETLKQRLEEQGERHQGGNKWIGTAGRSPFGAFGYNPEGVRIGQDRSRHRRAVKVWDRRAFADLDGDREIGTRNIKMALRRLRRFAREGAADELDLDATIRGTANNAGHLDLVMRPERRNAVKLLVFFDVGGSMDDHVAVCENLFSAVRAEFQHLEYFYFHNFPYESLWRDNARRRSERFDTRDICRTFDAEYKAIFVGDATMSPYEIAYPGGSVEHWNDEPGEVWLQRLLEAFPQAVWLNPEPRRRWDHTPSIQMTRELMAGRMYELTPNGLDEAVAALSRAR; this is encoded by the coding sequence ATGCTGGTCGAATTCTTCTATGAGTTGCGCGAAGCCGGGCTGAATCCCTCGGTGACCGAGTTCCTCACGTTGCTCGAGGCGCTCGATGCGCATGTTGCCGGCCTGAGCGTCACCCAGTTCTACTATCTGGCGCGGGCGTCGCTGATCAAGGACGAGACCCTGTTCGATCGTTTCGATCAGGCCTTCGCGCATTATTTCGAAGGCATCGCGGCGTTGCCGCTCGACCCGGAAACGGCTATTCCCCAGGAATGGCTGGACAAGCGTGGCGAACTGGAACTCAGCGAGGAACAAAAAGCCGAGATCGAAGCGCTGGGCGGCTGGGACACGCTCATGGAGACGCTCAAGCAGCGTCTGGAAGAGCAGGGCGAGCGCCACCAGGGCGGCAACAAGTGGATTGGCACGGCCGGGCGCTCGCCATTCGGCGCCTTCGGCTACAACCCGGAGGGTGTGCGCATCGGTCAGGATCGTTCCCGGCACCGTCGCGCGGTCAAGGTCTGGGACCGGCGCGCGTTCGCCGATCTGGACGGCGATCGCGAGATCGGCACCCGCAACATCAAGATGGCGCTGCGCCGGTTACGGCGCTTTGCGCGCGAAGGGGCGGCCGATGAGCTGGATCTGGACGCTACCATCCGGGGTACGGCGAACAATGCCGGGCATCTCGATCTGGTGATGCGGCCCGAGCGGCGCAATGCCGTCAAGCTGCTGGTGTTCTTCGATGTCGGCGGCTCGATGGATGATCATGTCGCCGTGTGTGAAAACCTGTTCTCGGCGGTGCGCGCCGAGTTCCAGCATCTTGAGTATTTCTACTTCCATAATTTTCCCTACGAAAGCTTGTGGCGCGACAACGCCCGTCGCCGTAGTGAACGTTTCGACACCCGTGACATCTGTCGGACCTTCGATGCCGAGTACAAGGCGATATTCGTCGGCGATGCGACCATGAGCCCGTATGAAATCGCCTATCCGGGCGGTTCCGTCGAGCACTGGAATGACGAACCCGGTGAAGTGTGGCTGCAGCGATTGCTCGAGGCGTTTCCACAGGCGGTGTGGCTCAATCCCGAGCCGCGCCGGCGCTGGGATCACACACCGTCCATACAGATGACGCGGGAATTGATGGCCGGGCGGATGTACGAGCTGACGCCGAACGGGCTGGACGAAGCCGTGGCGGCGTTGTCGCGCGCGCGTTGA
- a CDS encoding MoxR family ATPase, protein MSHQFEGTERYVATDDLKLAVNAAVTLTRPLLIKGEPGTGKTMLAEEVAAGLGKPLYQWHIKSTTKAAQGLYEYDAVSRLRDSQLGDAKVHDISNYIVPGPLWDCFTADEQPVLLIDEIDKADIEFPNDLLRELDRMAFDVYETRQTIEARHRPVIIITSNNEKELPDAFLRRCFFHFISFPDKDTMKAIVDVHFPGIKARLLSDALDLFFDIRDVPGIKKKPSTSELLDWLKLLLAEDIPAEALHGDAAEALPPMHGALLKNEQDVHLFERLAFMSRRARR, encoded by the coding sequence ATGAGCCACCAGTTCGAGGGCACCGAACGCTACGTCGCGACCGACGATCTCAAGCTGGCCGTGAACGCGGCCGTGACGTTGACGCGGCCGCTGCTCATCAAGGGCGAACCCGGCACCGGCAAGACCATGCTCGCCGAAGAGGTCGCCGCCGGGCTGGGCAAACCGCTGTATCAGTGGCATATCAAGTCCACCACCAAGGCAGCGCAGGGGCTGTACGAATACGACGCGGTCTCGCGCTTGCGCGATTCGCAGCTCGGCGACGCAAAAGTGCACGATATTTCGAACTACATCGTGCCCGGCCCGTTGTGGGATTGCTTCACCGCCGACGAGCAGCCGGTACTGCTGATCGACGAGATCGACAAGGCCGATATCGAGTTCCCGAACGATCTGCTGCGTGAGCTGGATCGCATGGCCTTCGACGTTTACGAGACGCGTCAGACCATCGAAGCAAGGCACCGGCCGGTCATCATCATCACCTCCAACAACGAAAAGGAACTGCCGGACGCTTTCCTGCGCCGTTGCTTTTTCCACTTCATTTCGTTCCCGGACAAGGACACGATGAAGGCCATCGTCGACGTGCATTTCCCGGGCATCAAGGCGCGGCTGCTGTCGGATGCGCTGGATCTGTTCTTCGATATCCGCGACGTGCCCGGGATCAAGAAGAAACCGTCGACCTCGGAGCTGCTGGACTGGCTGAAGTTGCTGCTGGCCGAGGACATTCCCGCTGAAGCATTGCATGGCGACGCGGCCGAGGCGCTACCGCCCATGCACGGCGCGCTGCTCAAGAACGAACAGGATGTGCACCTGTTCGAGCGGCTTGCCTTCATGAGCCGGCGGGCCCGGCGCTAG
- a CDS encoding phosphoglycerate kinase codes for MTMLSMDDVDLAGKRVLIREDLNVPVKNGQVTSAARLRASLPTMKKAMAGGAKVMVMAHLGRPTEGEPSAEDSLAPVAKWLSEELGRDVPLVSDWLDGDVEVSDGEMVVCENVRFNVGEKANDEALARKMAALCDVFVMDAFGTAHRAQASTEGVARFAPVACAGPLLMAEVEALRAAMNDPKRPLVVIVGGSKVSSKLELLKSLATLADQLIVGGGIANTFLAAAGHDVGGSLYEADLVDSAKSILADIRSRGGDIPLPEDVVVATEFSESAAAVTRDIADVADNEMILDIGPKARAQMAAILKNAGTIVWNGPVGVFEIDQFGGGTEALAQAIAESDSFSIAGGGDTLAAIEKYGIGEKVSYISTGGGAFLEFLEGKTLPAIAALEARSK; via the coding sequence ATGACCATGCTCTCGATGGACGACGTCGATCTTGCCGGCAAGCGCGTGCTGATCCGCGAGGATCTGAACGTGCCGGTGAAAAACGGCCAGGTGACTTCCGCCGCGCGCCTGCGGGCCTCACTACCCACGATGAAAAAGGCCATGGCGGGCGGCGCCAAGGTCATGGTCATGGCCCATCTCGGTCGGCCGACCGAAGGCGAGCCGTCGGCAGAGGACAGCCTGGCGCCGGTCGCCAAATGGCTGTCCGAGGAACTCGGCCGCGACGTGCCACTGGTCAGCGACTGGCTGGACGGCGATGTCGAAGTCTCGGATGGCGAAATGGTGGTCTGCGAGAACGTGCGCTTCAATGTCGGCGAGAAAGCCAACGACGAAGCGCTGGCACGGAAAATGGCCGCCCTGTGCGACGTGTTCGTCATGGACGCCTTCGGCACCGCCCACCGCGCCCAGGCTTCGACCGAGGGCGTGGCGCGCTTCGCGCCGGTGGCCTGCGCCGGGCCGCTGCTCATGGCTGAGGTCGAGGCGCTCAGAGCCGCGATGAACGATCCGAAGCGCCCATTGGTGGTCATCGTCGGCGGCTCCAAGGTGTCGTCCAAGCTCGAGCTTTTGAAATCGCTGGCCACCCTGGCGGATCAGCTCATCGTCGGCGGCGGCATCGCCAATACATTCCTGGCGGCGGCCGGGCACGATGTCGGTGGCTCGCTCTATGAAGCCGATCTGGTCGATTCGGCGAAATCGATTCTCGCGGACATCCGTTCGCGCGGCGGCGATATCCCGTTGCCCGAGGACGTGGTCGTGGCCACCGAGTTCTCCGAATCTGCCGCGGCGGTGACGCGCGACATTGCCGATGTCGCCGACAACGAGATGATTCTCGACATCGGGCCCAAGGCGCGGGCGCAGATGGCGGCCATTCTCAAGAACGCCGGCACCATCGTCTGGAACGGTCCCGTCGGCGTGTTCGAGATCGATCAGTTCGGCGGCGGTACCGAGGCGCTGGCCCAGGCCATCGCCGAAAGCGACAGCTTCTCGATCGCCGGCGGTGGCGATACCCTGGCCGCCATCGAGAAATATGGCATCGGCGAGAAAGTGTCCTATATTTCGACCGGCGGCGGCGCCTTCCTGGAATTCCTCGAGGGCAAGACGCTGCCCGCGATCGCGGCGCTCGAAGCGCGCAGCAAGTAG
- the gap gene encoding type I glyceraldehyde-3-phosphate dehydrogenase, with protein sequence MAVKIGINGYGRIGRNVLRALYESKRTGEIEIVAINDLGDAKMNAHLTQYDTAHGTFPGEVKAEGEDLVVNGDRIKVLSERDPAQLPWGDLGVDVVLECTGLFASKDKASAHLKGGAKKVLISAPAGSDLKTIVYGVNHETLTPDDKVVSNASCTTNCLAPLVKPLHEAFGIEFGLMNTIHSYTNDQVLSDVYHKDIRRARSATQNMIPTKTGAAAAVGLVLPDLNGKLDGFAVRVPTINVSFVDLSANVSRDVTVEEVNNVLKTAANGELKGVLAYTEEELVSQDYNHTSVSSTVDSKLTKVAGSRLIKVCSWYDNEWGFSNRMLDTALAMANVG encoded by the coding sequence ATGGCAGTCAAGATTGGTATCAACGGCTACGGTCGCATCGGCCGCAACGTGCTGCGTGCCCTGTATGAGAGCAAGCGCACCGGCGAGATCGAGATTGTGGCGATCAACGACCTCGGCGACGCCAAGATGAACGCGCACCTGACCCAGTACGACACCGCCCACGGGACGTTCCCGGGCGAAGTCAAGGCCGAGGGTGAGGATCTGGTCGTCAATGGCGACCGGATCAAGGTGCTGTCCGAGCGCGATCCGGCCCAGTTGCCCTGGGGCGATCTGGGCGTGGACGTGGTGCTGGAGTGCACCGGTCTGTTCGCCAGCAAGGACAAGGCCAGCGCGCACCTGAAGGGCGGCGCCAAGAAAGTGCTTATTTCCGCACCCGCTGGTAGCGACCTCAAGACCATCGTCTACGGCGTCAACCACGAGACGCTGACCCCGGATGACAAGGTCGTCTCCAACGCCTCCTGCACGACCAACTGCCTGGCGCCGCTGGTCAAGCCCCTGCACGAAGCCTTCGGCATCGAGTTCGGGTTGATGAACACCATCCACTCGTACACCAACGACCAGGTGCTGTCGGACGTCTATCACAAGGACATCCGCCGGGCGCGCAGTGCGACCCAGAACATGATCCCGACCAAGACCGGCGCGGCCGCCGCGGTCGGCCTGGTGCTGCCGGATCTCAACGGCAAGCTGGATGGCTTCGCCGTGCGCGTGCCGACCATCAACGTCTCCTTCGTCGATCTGTCGGCCAACGTATCCAGGGATGTAACGGTCGAGGAGGTCAACAACGTGCTCAAGACCGCCGCCAACGGCGAGCTCAAGGGCGTGCTGGCCTACACCGAGGAAGAACTGGTCTCACAGGACTACAACCACACTTCGGTGTCGTCCACGGTCGATTCCAAGCTGACCAAGGTTGCCGGCTCGCGCCTGATCAAGGTCTGCTCCTGGTACGACAACGAATGGGGTTTTTCCAACCGCATGCTGGATACCGCGCTGGCCATGGCCAACGTCGGCTGA
- the tkt gene encoding transketolase: MPSRRDLANAIRILAMDAVQKANIGHPGMPMGMADIAEVLFNDHLKFNPTNPDWADRDRFLLSNGHGSMLQYAALHLTGYDMSLDDIKNFRQLHSRTPGHPENTETPGVETTTGPLGQGLANAVGMALGEAVLASQFNTAEHRVIDHRTYCFAGDGCLMEGISHEACSLAGTLGLGKLIVFYDDNGISIDGEVKGWFTDDTPARFEAYGWQVVRNVDGHDAGEINTAIETAKKETAKPTLICCKTVIGYGAPTMKGTAKVHGAPLGDDEVAATRKALGWADETPFHVPDNIYAAWDHRDAGAAAEKSWKDVHDAYVKANPELAAELDRRLSGKMPADWEAGITKLIDAMQSDGKRTATRKSSKAVLGAVWNLLPDLFGGSADLSGSNGTDFDGHKAVTAADYNGNYVYYGVREFGMSAITNGLSLHGGFVPFGATFLTFSDYARNAVRMAALMKSRNVFVYTHDSIGLGEDGPTHQPVEHLASLRLIPNLHVWRPGDDVEVAVAWKIAIEREAGPCALALSRQDVDHQDRDADTVAAIARGGYVLRDTDGAPDAIVMATGSELELAVAAADKLAGEIAVRVVSMPCVDLFREQPAAYRDSVLDPAVTARVAVEAGVSDGWIGYVGPTGQVVGVDQFGLSAPGPEVYKELGVTVEGVVEALRNQVKA, from the coding sequence ATGCCCTCACGACGAGATCTCGCCAACGCGATTCGTATTCTGGCCATGGACGCCGTCCAGAAAGCCAACATCGGACACCCCGGTATGCCGATGGGCATGGCCGACATCGCGGAAGTGCTGTTCAACGATCATCTGAAGTTCAATCCGACCAATCCGGACTGGGCTGATCGCGACCGTTTCCTGCTGTCCAACGGCCACGGCTCGATGCTGCAGTACGCCGCGCTGCATCTGACCGGCTACGATATGTCGCTCGACGACATCAAGAACTTCCGCCAACTGCATTCCCGGACGCCGGGCCATCCCGAGAACACCGAAACGCCGGGTGTGGAGACCACCACCGGCCCGTTGGGCCAGGGGCTGGCCAACGCGGTCGGCATGGCGCTGGGCGAAGCGGTGCTGGCGTCCCAATTCAACACCGCCGAGCACCGGGTGATCGATCACCGCACCTACTGCTTTGCCGGTGACGGCTGCCTGATGGAGGGCATCTCGCACGAGGCCTGTTCGCTGGCCGGTACGCTGGGCCTCGGCAAGTTGATTGTATTCTATGACGACAACGGCATTTCCATCGACGGTGAGGTCAAGGGCTGGTTCACCGACGACACGCCGGCCCGCTTCGAAGCCTATGGTTGGCAGGTGGTGCGCAACGTCGACGGCCACGACGCCGGTGAAATCAACACCGCGATCGAGACCGCCAAGAAGGAAACTGCCAAGCCCACGCTGATCTGCTGCAAGACCGTGATCGGTTACGGCGCCCCGACGATGAAGGGCACGGCCAAGGTTCACGGCGCACCGCTGGGCGACGACGAAGTCGCCGCGACCCGCAAGGCGCTGGGCTGGGCCGACGAGACGCCGTTCCATGTGCCGGACAACATCTATGCCGCCTGGGATCATCGCGACGCCGGCGCCGCCGCCGAGAAATCCTGGAAGGATGTGCACGACGCCTACGTGAAGGCGAACCCGGAATTGGCCGCCGAGCTGGATCGTCGCCTGTCCGGCAAAATGCCCGCCGATTGGGAAGCAGGCATCACCAAGTTGATCGACGCGATGCAGTCGGATGGCAAGCGCACGGCGACCCGCAAATCCTCCAAGGCCGTGCTGGGCGCGGTATGGAATCTGTTGCCCGATCTGTTCGGCGGTTCGGCCGATCTGTCCGGCTCCAACGGCACCGATTTCGACGGTCACAAGGCCGTCACGGCCGCTGATTACAACGGCAATTATGTTTACTACGGTGTGCGCGAATTCGGCATGTCGGCGATCACCAACGGCCTGAGTCTGCACGGCGGCTTCGTGCCGTTCGGCGCGACCTTCCTGACGTTCTCCGACTACGCGCGCAACGCGGTGCGCATGGCCGCGCTGATGAAGTCGCGCAATGTCTTTGTCTACACCCACGACTCCATCGGTCTGGGCGAGGACGGCCCGACGCATCAGCCGGTCGAGCATCTGGCCTCGTTGCGCCTGATCCCGAATCTGCACGTCTGGCGCCCCGGTGACGACGTCGAGGTGGCCGTCGCCTGGAAGATCGCTATCGAGCGCGAGGCTGGCCCCTGTGCACTGGCGTTATCGCGCCAGGATGTCGATCATCAGGATCGTGATGCCGATACGGTCGCCGCCATCGCCCGGGGCGGCTACGTGCTGCGCGATACCGACGGCGCCCCGGATGCTATCGTCATGGCCACCGGCTCCGAGCTGGAGCTGGCCGTGGCCGCGGCCGACAAGCTGGCTGGCGAGATCGCGGTTCGGGTTGTCTCCATGCCCTGCGTGGATCTGTTTCGCGAACAGCCGGCGGCATATCGTGATAGCGTTCTCGATCCTGCGGTCACGGCCCGCGTGGCGGTCGAAGCCGGCGTCTCCGATGGCTGGATCGGCTATGTCGGCCCGACTGGCCAGGTGGTGGGTGTCGACCAGTTCGGTCTTTCGGCACCGGGGCCTGAGGTCTACAAGGAACTCGGCGTGACCGTCGAAGGCGTTGTCGAAGCGCTTCGGAATCAGGTCAAGGCCTGA
- the ribB gene encoding 3,4-dihydroxy-2-butanone-4-phosphate synthase, giving the protein MSASNEFHGFPRLATAIEAYRAGRPVLLLDDSDRENEADIVAAAENLSVDTMVKMIRDGSGIVCLCFPGAEIDALGLPQMVNNNQSKNRTGFTVSIEAASGVTTGVSAADRVRTIAASLEALDGDHGAIVSPGHVFPLRAVDEGVLARRGHTEGSLDLAILAGMRPAAVLCELMNDDGTMAGNAEIERYAGRHDMPVLTIDEIARYRETRLARSSECA; this is encoded by the coding sequence ATGTCAGCATCCAACGAATTCCACGGCTTCCCGCGGCTGGCCACCGCCATCGAGGCCTATCGCGCCGGACGCCCTGTTCTTCTGCTCGACGACAGCGATCGCGAGAACGAGGCCGACATCGTGGCCGCGGCCGAGAATCTGTCGGTCGACACCATGGTCAAGATGATCCGCGACGGCTCCGGCATCGTCTGCCTGTGTTTTCCCGGCGCCGAAATCGATGCGCTCGGCCTGCCCCAGATGGTCAACAACAACCAGTCGAAAAACCGCACCGGCTTTACCGTGAGCATAGAAGCGGCCAGCGGCGTGACGACCGGTGTGTCGGCCGCCGACCGCGTGCGCACGATCGCCGCCTCGCTGGAAGCACTCGACGGCGATCACGGCGCCATCGTCAGCCCCGGCCACGTCTTTCCACTGCGGGCGGTGGATGAAGGTGTGCTGGCGCGTCGCGGGCATACCGAGGGGTCGCTGGATCTCGCGATTCTCGCCGGCATGCGTCCCGCCGCCGTGCTCTGCGAGCTGATGAACGATGACGGCACCATGGCCGGAAACGCCGAGATCGAACGCTATGCCGGACGCCACGATATGCCGGTCCTGACCATCGACGAGATCGCACGCTACCGCGAGACCCGGCTGGCGCGGAGCAGCGAATGCGCCTGA
- a CDS encoding MerR family transcriptional regulator, with amino-acid sequence MNSPSSAPDSNSPNETPQEFSIDALARETGSTVRNIRAYQDRGLLPPPERRGRRGIYNDAHLSRLRIINRLLERGYTLSNIGELIESWESGNDIGHLLGLETAVASPWTDELPDYLTMPQLLRKFGGQFSKRALDKAVALDVIRPEGMRYRVPSPRMLHAGAELVAAGIPLEDMLDVVAQLRENVEQASDAMVRLVAHHVFDRYGEGQLPPSDDMPELADLIWRLRPLVEMAVLPEVARAMAKAADQHLGDRLAQVLDHLHDAE; translated from the coding sequence ATGAACAGCCCCTCGAGCGCCCCAGACAGCAACAGCCCGAACGAGACACCGCAGGAATTCTCGATCGATGCGCTGGCACGCGAAACCGGTTCGACGGTACGCAATATCCGCGCCTACCAGGACCGCGGCCTGCTGCCGCCGCCGGAACGACGTGGCCGCCGCGGCATCTATAACGACGCCCATCTGTCGCGGCTGCGTATCATCAACCGGCTGCTGGAACGCGGCTACACGCTGTCGAACATCGGCGAACTGATCGAAAGCTGGGAATCGGGTAACGACATCGGTCATTTGCTGGGCCTGGAAACCGCGGTCGCCAGCCCGTGGACGGACGAACTGCCCGACTATCTGACCATGCCGCAGCTGCTGCGCAAATTCGGCGGCCAGTTCTCCAAACGGGCGCTGGACAAGGCGGTCGCCCTCGACGTGATCCGTCCGGAGGGGATGCGCTACCGCGTGCCCAGCCCCCGCATGCTGCACGCCGGTGCGGAACTGGTCGCGGCCGGCATCCCGCTCGAGGACATGCTCGACGTGGTCGCCCAGCTGCGCGAAAACGTCGAGCAGGCCTCAGACGCCATGGTCCGCCTGGTCGCCCATCATGTCTTCGACCGCTACGGCGAAGGCCAGCTCCCGCCGAGCGACGACATGCCGGAACTCGCCGATCTGATCTGGCGCCTGCGGCCGCTGGTGGAAATGGCCGTGCTGCCGGAAGTCGCCCGCGCCATGGCGAAAGCCGCAGATCAACATCTGGGCGACCGCCTCGCCCAGGTGCTCGATCACCTGCACGACGCCGAATAG
- a CDS encoding alpha/beta fold hydrolase, whose product MLGKSAEITRQHRAPDAVVTGAGVRLACYSDGDPSRPTLMFVHGYPDTAGVWDRLIAQLADRYHCVRYDVRGAGRSDRPGAVSAYELANLERDLAAVIDWASPATPVHLIGHDWGSIQGWEAATDPAVADRLASFTSISGPCLDHVGHDLRVQWRRDRSALLRQIRRSWYIGLFQWPLLASLAWRHLLAERWPATLARLEGEPLPVAPTWREDGRHGIKLYRANIGPRLVRPRQRPATVPVQVIVPRRDPFIGRGLVESMPAWVDDLMIDEIDAGHWAIATRAPQVARLIDAYIAPQARQAAATDIAS is encoded by the coding sequence ATGCTCGGAAAGAGTGCTGAAATCACGCGCCAACACCGCGCCCCGGACGCGGTGGTCACCGGCGCGGGCGTGCGCCTGGCCTGCTATAGCGATGGCGATCCGAGCCGGCCGACCCTGATGTTTGTGCATGGCTATCCGGACACGGCCGGCGTATGGGACCGCCTCATCGCGCAGCTGGCCGATCGCTACCACTGCGTGCGCTACGACGTCCGCGGCGCGGGTCGTTCGGACCGGCCGGGCGCGGTTTCTGCCTACGAACTGGCCAACCTGGAGCGCGATCTTGCAGCGGTGATCGACTGGGCCTCGCCGGCGACACCGGTGCATCTGATCGGCCACGACTGGGGCTCGATTCAGGGTTGGGAGGCAGCTACCGATCCGGCCGTGGCCGATCGGCTGGCCAGCTTCACCTCGATCTCCGGGCCCTGTCTCGATCATGTCGGTCACGACCTGCGCGTGCAGTGGCGTCGCGATCGCAGCGCCCTGCTGCGCCAGATCAGACGTTCCTGGTACATCGGCCTGTTCCAATGGCCCCTGCTCGCGTCGCTGGCCTGGCGCCATCTGCTGGCCGAACGCTGGCCGGCCACGCTGGCGCGCCTCGAAGGCGAACCCCTACCCGTCGCGCCCACGTGGCGCGAGGACGGCCGGCACGGCATCAAGCTTTATCGCGCCAATATTGGGCCGCGGCTGGTCCGGCCGCGACAACGACCGGCGACCGTGCCGGTACAGGTCATCGTGCCACGTCGAGATCCCTTCATCGGCCGCGGCCTGGTGGAGAGCATGCCGGCCTGGGTGGACGATCTCATGATCGACGAGATTGATGCCGGTCACTGGGCGATAGCCACCCGTGCGCCGCAGGTGGCCCGGCTGATCGACGCGTACATCGCCCCGCAGGCGCGCCAGGCCGCGGCGACAGACATCGCAAGCTGA